The DNA segment ATTCTAAAAATAGCGGGAAGGCAACACCAGTATCGCGAACATATGCCAAATAAGGTAAAGACCTCTTTTCTAGCATGAAACGAACATATTGAAAAGATATAACTCCGTTTAGACCCAAAATAATAGTACCTTTACAAGCTAACCTTGACACACCCGGAGTAGCTACAATCATGGTCTTGACATAATAATTCAGAATAGCATGATAGggagataaccaatccatacgCAAGATAACTTCTAAATCAAAGCTGCCAAGTTGACTTGTTTTGTGATATTTCTCATTTTCCTAgatcaaatataatataatttttgatcAATATGCATATATTGTTTTATCATATTGGTATAAAATGTACAACTCATATTATCTTTCTATAGAAGGTTCAAGCAAACAAAGCTGAAACATTTTTGTTACACTTGCTAAGCCTTTTTGCAACTCAGATGATTGTTAAGAGTATCTAATTATAACTTAAACAATGTCAAAAATACGTCTGGGCATCTGGAGTTAATGTATGACCATATTAGCATAATACAATATTCCTATGCTTtcagcaaaaaaaatatatacaatcttttatataatttttaaatatttagattttatttaaaatatttagttactaattcaaattcaatttaattttctttttcttcttcaatgctcGAGTCAAATTATTACCTAATCAACACAAATCAatcttatatataataatatggatCCTTACATTTATCCTTTTCAATGGCCAAGTTAAAATCATTGCCAAGTTTGTTACAACATACAGGTTCATAGTATTGCACTATTGCTCCTTCGTCCCTCCTGTCCACTTTACTTGTTTTCCCTAgtaaaatgatgttttaaaatatttgtcattttagcaagatataattaattattagtttttacaTTTATCCTTGATAACTAAATGTAAAAAGAGATTACTTTGCTGATAACGAAAAAGTATTAAATTGAGATCAAACGAcaaataaagataatataatcAATTTACCCATtaagttaataattttaatttttctttcttaagtGGGCAAGAAGAAAAACATGTTTTCACACTCCAGTGATATATATCTTCTAATCAAGCAataaaaggaaattaaaaaaaaatccttctGTTCTCATTATATTCTATATAAACCCACTCTATAGATTAAGAGACCTCCATTAGATTAGATAAACACACTTTATAAACTAAGAGACCTCCATTCGATCTCCTGATTACTTTATTTAATATATAGCCATGGAAGTAAAAAATGTAGAAGAAAAGCAATTGACACTTGATGATCATAAGCAATGGAGAGATTGCTTAATGAAGGATGTAGAGGAGATAACTGCATACAAATTCAAGAATTCTGATTTATTATATCAAGCTTTTACTCATTCTTCCTTCCAAGAAGACTCTGCATCATATGAGAGATTGGAGTACATAGGTAATTACTAGAAGTGGATCTTGAGAAAGTTAATGGTCTATTGGCTCTCTAAACGATCTAACCtcgttgattttctttctttttaccaCGAgattaaaagtcttttttttttcttttaaactttGTGCTCAGTAAATATGTCTTATGTGTAGGTGACTCTGTTCTGAATATGTTAATTTCAAAGCGTCATTATTTTGATTACCCTGATCTGGCTCCTGGAAAGCTTACAACGTTGAGAGCAGCCAATGTAGATACAGAGAAACTTGCTAGAGTCGCCATCAAATACAACTTGCATAATTATTTACGTCACAAGAAGCCTTTACTTAAAGCACAAGTAAGTATATAACAATAAGCTCAATTCATTTGTAccttctttatttgttttttttattcaactaaatttgaaaaaatagtatatgaattttattaatgttcGTTGGTTGGTGTATACAAAAAGTAAGTGCAGCGCCTAGATATATTAAAGAGCACAAATTTATGTAACATGCATGCTTTTGAGTTGCGAAAAGAGAGAGTAAATTGTAGTAACCTACAAAAGTAGAATAAGTGTTAAAAAAAGCATTTAGTATGTCTCAATTTAAGCGAAACATTTTACTTGTACTTTGTCCTAAAAAGAATTATAGTATCTTTACatattctaattttaatttttttaattttgtttttaatatGATCATATTTGGCCACAGAAGTATGCCTTTATTTATACCATACattctaattcttcttttttattaactTAGTGCTCAATCAAAGAGTATTACATAAATTAGAACGGAgacattatcaattttttttacaagCTTGTTATTTCCACAGGTGGAAGAATTCACAGAAGCTATATTACAATATCCATTGCATTCAGTAGGACTTATTGATCCCCCAAAAGTTCTTGCAGATTTAGTTGAATCGTTGATTGGAGTTATCTACATTGACTCCACATTCTGCATGGATACAACTTGGCAGGCATGAAGTGATTTTCAAATCTATACAATATACATTTATTAATTTACGCTACTCTTGGAGATctctattaataaaataatattttatacatTGAATTGACAGGTGataaaatatttgttgcaacCCCTAATTACTCCAGAAAAACTCGAGGTTCATCCAATGACAAAACTCCACGAATTATGTCAGAAGAACAAATTGAAGTTAGAATTTGTTGGTCATCAATGGGAGAAAACAGGAGAGATCGAAGTTTTTGTCGACAGAAAACTTGTAGGGAAGGGAAAGTCAAGCGGGAAAAAAACAATAGCACAAAATAGGGCTGCACACAATGCGTATAATCAAGTTGTTAGAAATTTGGCTGAGAAAGTCACTATTGATGATGATCAAGCAGCATCGGAGGATGCATTGATGATGCAAGATACGACTAGTGATGGTGAGTCCTTTGATGAGGCTCCTGGATGCTTGATGTTGCGATTGTTGGGTCATGGGCTTTATCCCTTCCTATGTGCataaaatgaagcccaatttggatCAACTCACTTTtacccataggcccattactatgggacatatatattgatctttttaggccttattcaccatcacaaaagagagttttcagcagccaaagagagaaaaacaaagctaattttcgcacctaaatttcagccacagctgtcaacttcaaattgcgattcatGCTTCGTTTCCTGTCCGATTACTGACGaagcttgatttggtggcctgtagttcctgttcttcattcccgaacAGTAGCGGTGTTTttggtgctttcactcctttatttctctagtgtttggtgctgtggattatgtattgtttcttgttgtttgacacttgtttggtggccattttggaggacaatattgtaactctttggtgattatagtggagattTTGGTCCagtgattttttactcttcacactaaagggttttccacgtaaatcttgtgtcagggctctttgattgtgtgcccgtTTTTCCTAACAGCGATGTCCTGGTCTATCTTGTAGTGCTGCTATCGGTCTGTAAATGAAAATCAAGTTGGCAAAGGACAATAATATAAAGAAGTACAATCGCTACTTTATCAGGTCGTTTGTAGAGGACAATAGCTTGACACAATGGTGTCCTTCTCCAAGATTTGATTATGCAGTTGATTATATTATTGGTAGTGGATGCTACGACGTTATTTGCGAGAATAGTGCCGAGGACGTTCATACCCTAGTTGATCAATTTGAATATAGGAGCATTGTGGGAGCATTACAACATCTCTCCCTCACTTATCCGGACATCTCCCGTGCAGTTAATATTTTGTGCCAATTTATAAGTACCCAACTACTGCCCACTGGTCAGGGATCAAGAGAATCCTTCATTACGTTTTGCTCTCTGATTAACTGCTCAATCCTCTCCCAATCTCGTAGATTTTTCGAATGCCGGCTGGGCAGGTTGTCCCATCACCAGAAGGTTCACAACAATGTAGAGGTTGACAAGGATAGAATAAGTTGTGATCTAGAGGACTACCCGTTCATGTGCTTATTAGAAATAGCCTTGTATAGAGGTAGTGTATATTCAATTAATAGAAAACGCTTAAActctttatatttgttattttcttcaattcaaattcaatttaactttaaaggtaaaacaaattatctttcaattttaaaaatgtcGTATAAATTGAGACTGACCTAAGTATGTATATTTTTCACGTAATTCTAATACTCTTGAGTGATTCATTATCCTTTCAATGACCAAGATAAAATCATTACCAATTTTTTTATAGCATAGAAGTTCATTATATTACTCCCTTCGGCCCACTTTCTTATTTTcctaataaaaaaatgatatttcaaaatatttgtcattttagaaaatcaagacaCAACTGATTATCAGTTTTAACATTTTCATTAATAGTGTGGAACACATTAGTGTacttgtaatgaccctccatgtCATTTTCTCGATTTTCATGTATTTGGTGTTTCGTTCCTTTTCACAGAGGCTACAAGTCGTTAATGACTTACCGGAACTATCAATTTGATTTTTAGATAgttctttttgaattttaaactcatttttctattttggagcttttgaagTTGAGAAATTGTCCttggaccaaaactcctagtaaaagGTCTCGTTTGAAATTCAAACAACGGTGTTAGCTCCAGAATATGGATTTTAGGCTAGGAAGACCCTTGGTCTAGGTCCCAAGGCttctagactcattttgggctattgatcGAAAATTGATTAAAACGCTACATTGGATTTGGGGCCAAcattttgtcaaaatgatgacCTTCATTAGAAGTTTAATCAATTTCATGGAGTTCGAAATGCCGTTTTTGATAAAGTAGGATAGTTCATTTGCGTTTGCATGGTTTCGGATGGGCCTATCGCACCCAAACAAAATTTGAGCTTAGATGGTTTGCTGGTGCAGTCGCTTTAGTGACCAAATGACTTACTTTAGTGATTGCTGCTTTTTTGGCCCATGACCACATTACCGGTGGCTAGTCAGGAGGCATGGCCGCTTGAGCAGCCATCGCTGAAagtcttatttatttatctttatgtGCACTAGAatattctagttttaattttgatgaaatagtCTACTGGACCCGTATACTTGTCCGAGTTTGTAAAATGAACATCTCTATTTAGCCTTTTGTCATATGAACTATTTAAcccatcaaaacacaaaattttatatAAACCTCTCCTACCATGTGTGTAACTCACTCATCCTAAATAAATTACACGTCAGATACACATCACATAAATTAATGTCATGTCGTAAATATcttcattaataactttttaaaattattaatcaacaatattaacaaaaaaaataaaaaagaataaagtaataatttattttttaaataaaatttatattgcaTTATTTCTATTGGACTTGAAATGCGAAATAGAAATACAAATTAAAACGAATGGACCCAAAAATGGATGAGACTGGAGGAAAAGAGAATTCAAATCCaactaaataatgtaaaaaggaaaagaagaaaagagaggaaaaaaaaaaaaaggaaagatgtCTGTGAAAACGTGATGGTAGGAGGATTGGATCGAGAAATGTGACTTTATTTATGAATCCAACATTGACGCCTTCCAAACTCCCTCCACCATTGACACGTTTCTCCGAAGAATGATATAttaatttctctctctcttttttttttttttttaatttagtgattttttttttttcctttgcaaTGATGGATAAAAGGAATAGAGAAAGAGAGAGTGTGTCTTGattattggaaaaaaaataattttatgggtctttttttttttttaattttcagatCATTACTGTAGAGAAAGGGGAAGAGAGTTGGGATGGGTGGGGTGAAGAAGATAAACATGAGGTGtggaaaagaaagaaggaaacaAGTGGCTAGTGGGTAGGTTTTGGGGAGGGGGGAAGTTGTAGGAGAAGTGATTTTTTatgcctttaatttttttttttataattttaatattattttaatataaatacgGTGTTTCACTTGCTCTAAACTGTGTAATCATGCAACATgttcaattcaatcattttaatGCTACATAAGATCGGTTAATGGTCAAAGGGATTTAAAATCTTATACTTTATAAGTTAAGGGGTTCAGATGACAGAACTGTAAGTAAGAGTGTTCACTTTACAAACTCGAATAAGTATAAGGATCTAGTAAACCATTTCACCTTTAatttttatatcacttttaatgaCATACTATTTAGCTGCACTAATGTGTCTTTATTTAgaccataaattttaatttttttttgttttataaactTGGTGCTCAATCTAAGTGCAGTACAGTAAATTAGAATGGagagattatcaatttttttcataAGCTTCTTATTTTCACAAGTGAAAGAGTTCACAGAAGCTATATTGTAGTATTCATTGCATTCAATAGGACTCATTGATCCCCCAGAAGTTCTTGCTGATATAGTTGAATCTTTAATTGGTGTTATCCAGGGACAAATCTATGTGGGCAGTCAATCggctaaaatttttatatacaccTAAGTTTTCTTAATCAGTATTAAAGTTGGCATCCGTAGGAATATGATAGTCGTTCCTCTATTGGCCAGTGGTGCTGGGTCCAGGGTTTGCATGTGGGTTTGAATGTCTATGAGGGGTGTCTTTTTTAATAATACACACACGATCACACAATAATAAGCGTTTATCTTGTTCCCCATTCTTCTTTTCCTCTAGTTCCTTTTACATTTCAACTCTCATTATTAAAATTGTccctttgtttttttctttttcaaaatctctAAATATTTAATTGAAAGTGATTTAATCAGTTGAACTAAACCAGTGGAGGTAAAAGCCAATATATGTTGGTTAATTGACTTTTGTTTCTTTCTgacaaagtttttatttttattcaaaaataatatttttcattggTTTTGTATAGATACATTGtgaattttcttaataaaaatatttcgCTTTACTTGTATGCTGGTAGGAGGGTAAATATCCTCTATAGAAATTGCTTTGacttttgtttttgtatatataacTCGTCATAAGTTACAATTTGCGAGTAATTATCATGATttaagtaaattatatttaaatcgaAAAGGTTTAAttgtatatttaaaattttagattcttttttatttatactcAACATATAGTATTTTATCAAAGAATTAGATCGCAACATATGTAGTTTATTATGGTTTGATGATTGTGTATTATTTATGAGTCAAAAATTTTGTAAATCGAAATGAATTAGTCCCAAATGATTAAACTAACTGAATATGCGTCCTAAGTTTGATTTTCATCAGTGGTGATAAGTTTATAAAAAGACGGTAGCTTCAGTGACGGATCCAAGATGTTTtactaagggattcaaaaaattaaaatatagtgGTTGTGATTCGAACTTAGGATTGGAGTTTTTAAGGTAAATTTTGAACCCCTAAACCACTAAGCCTAATTTTAACCTTGTGTTTAGGTGGTTTGAATTCTATTtttcatacactaaaaataaaaaaaagtacctTATACATACAATATAAGTTTTTGCCAAGGAGATTCGGTTAAGCATACCTCTCCCCCTCCTAGATCTTCCCTTGGGTGGCACCCTCAAGCTTCAAATCCTAGATCCGTCTATGGTGTTATCTATATTTATTCGAATTCTGCATGATTACAAATTTGTAGGTatgatttaattttcaatttacagaatacatttatttattctttctcaGAGATCTCtattaactaaaaaatattatctacATTTTAatgataagtgataaaatattt comes from the Capsicum annuum cultivar UCD-10X-F1 unplaced genomic scaffold, UCD10Xv1.1 ctg4380, whole genome shotgun sequence genome and includes:
- the LOC107876681 gene encoding ribonuclease 3-like protein 3 → MEVKNVEEKQLTLDDHKQWRDCLMKDVEEITAYKFKNSDLLYQAFTHSSFQEDSASYERLEYIGDSVLNMLISKRHYFDYPDLAPGKLTTLRAANVDTEKLARVAIKYNLHNYLRHKKPLLKAQVEEFTEAILQYPLHSVGLIDPPKVLADLVESLIGVIYIDSTFCMDTTWQVIKYLLQPLITPEKLEVHPMTKLHELCQKNKLKLEFVGHQWEKTGEIEVFVDRKLVGKGKSSGKKTIAQNRAAHNAYNQVVRNLAEKVTIDDDQAASEDALMMQDTTSDGESFDEAPGCLMLRLLGHGLYPFLCA